A portion of the Apus apus isolate bApuApu2 chromosome 3, bApuApu2.pri.cur, whole genome shotgun sequence genome contains these proteins:
- the ZFP36L2 gene encoding mRNA decay activator protein ZFP36L2: MSTTLLSAFYDIDFLCKTEKSLTNLSSMLDKKAVGTPVTPPSSSFAPGFLRRHSTSNLPALAGSSKFPSPTGSSSSSTSSSSSSSSSFGSLKETGSGGGGGGSSSPTALLNKENKFRDRSFSENGERSQHLMQQLQQQQAAAAGKGGGSGGGGGAPINSTRYKTELCRPFEESGACKYGEKCQFAHGFHELRSLTRHPKYKTELCRTFHTIGFCPYGPRCHFIHNADERRPAPGGGTAAPPASAAAAGHHHPHHPPPHPAGSTGDLRAFAPREHPLGGGGFGHPRAGERPKLHHSLSFSGFSAHQHHHQHHHSHPHSAAPPPPPPPGGRLDAALLESPGGSRTPPPPASASYCEELLSPPCASNTFPFTGQELGSLIAPLALHAQNFAAAAAAAYYRCQQQPPPPGGGCPPPPASPPFSFQPLRRLSESPVFDAPPSPPDSLSDRESYLSGSLSSGSLSGSESPSLDSGRRLPIFSRLSISDD, translated from the exons ATGTCGACGACACTTTTATCTGCCTTCTACGACATTGACTTCTTGTGCAAG ACGGAGAAGTCCCTGACCAACCTCAGCAGCATGCTGGACAAGAAGGCCGTGGGGACCCCGGTGACCCCCCCAAGCTCCAGCTTCGCGCCGGGCTTCCTGCGGCGGCACTCGACCAGCAACCTGCCGGCGCTGGCCGGCAGTTCCAAGTTCCCCAGCCCCACCGgttccagctcttcctccacctcctcttcctcctcctcctcctcctcgttCGGCAGCCTGAAGGAGACGGGCTCTGGtggaggcggcggcggcagcagcagccccacagccctgctcaaCAAGGAGAACAAGTTCCGGGACCGCTCCTTCAGCGAGAACGGCGAGCGCAGCCAGCACCTcatgcagcagctccagcagcagcaggcggcggcggccggcAAGGGGGGCGGCTCCGgtgggggcggcggggcccccATCAACTCGACGCGCTACAAGACGGAGCTGTGCCGCCCCTTCGAGGAGAGCGGCGCCTGCAAGTACGGCGAGAAGTGCCAGTTCGCTCACGGCTTCCACGAGCTGCGCAGCCTCACTCGCCACCCCAAGTACAAGACCGAGCTCTGCCGCACCTTCCACACCATCGGCTTCTGTCCCTACGGCCCGCGCTGCCACTTCATCCACAACGCCGACGAGCGCCGCCCGGCGCCCGGCGGCGGCACGgccgccccccccgcctccgccgccgccgcggggcaCCACCACCCGCACCACCCGCCCCCGCACCCCGCCGGCAGCACCGGCGACCTCCGCGCCTTCGCCCCCCGCGAGCACCCGCTGGGCGGCGGCGGCTTCGGGCATCCCCGCGCCGGCGAGAGGCCCAAGCTGCACCACAGCCTGAGCTTCTCCGGCTTCTCCgcccaccagcaccaccaccagcaccaccactcGCACCCCCACAgcgccgccccgccgcctccgccgccgcccggcGGCCGCCTGGACGCCGCCCTGCTGGAGAGCCCCGGTGGGTCGCGcacgccgccgccgcccgcctccGCCTCCTACTGCGAGGAGCTGCTCTCGCCGCCCTGCGCCAGCAACACCTTCCCTTTCacggggcaggagctgggcagcctCATCGCCCCCCTCGCCCTCCACGCCCAGAACTtcgccgctgccgccgccgccgcctaCTAccgctgccagcagcagccgccgccccccggcgggggctgcccgccgccccccgcctcGCCGCCCTTCAGCTTCCAGCCCCTCCGCCGACTCTCCGAGTCGCCCGTCTTCGACGCGCCGCCCAGCCCCCCGGACTCCCTCTCCGACCGGGAGAGCTACCTGAGCGGCTCGCTCAGCTCCGGCTCCCTCAGCGGCTCCGAGTCGCCCAGCCTGGACTCGGGCCGCCGCCTGCCCATCTTCAGCCGCCTCTCCATCTCCGACGACTAG